The following proteins are encoded in a genomic region of Dehalococcoidia bacterium:
- a CDS encoding HAD-IA family hydrolase — MTLRAVIFDFDFTLVDSSRGFIDCHEYACRHLDLPAVSPEASMALMGTPLLEAFKLLFPAEHHPAADDYVKLWQMRADEVMTDLTEVFPDAPRTVAELRRQGLRLGIVSQKLRRRIEAVLERDGLAACFDVVIGGEDISEFKPHPEGLEKALASLGALPAEAMYVGDTVIDAQAAANAHVPFVAVLSGVTPAEAFLPFKPLAVLADIRGLPELCRSSC, encoded by the coding sequence GTGACCCTTCGCGCCGTGATCTTCGACTTCGACTTCACGCTAGTCGACTCATCCCGCGGCTTCATCGACTGCCACGAGTACGCCTGTCGCCACCTGGACCTGCCGGCGGTCAGCCCGGAAGCGTCTATGGCCCTGATGGGGACGCCTCTTCTGGAGGCCTTCAAGCTGCTGTTCCCGGCCGAGCACCACCCGGCCGCAGACGACTACGTCAAGCTCTGGCAGATGCGCGCCGACGAGGTCATGACCGACCTCACCGAGGTCTTCCCGGACGCGCCTCGCACGGTGGCGGAATTGCGGCGTCAGGGCCTCAGGCTCGGCATCGTCAGCCAGAAGCTGAGGCGGCGCATCGAGGCGGTCCTCGAGCGCGACGGCCTCGCCGCCTGCTTTGATGTCGTCATCGGCGGCGAGGACATCTCCGAGTTCAAGCCTCACCCCGAGGGCCTGGAGAAAGCCCTCGCCAGCCTCGGCGCCCTCCCGGCCGAAGCGATGTACGTCGGCGACACAGTCATCGACGCTCAGGCGGCCGCCAACGCCCACGTGCCTTTCGTCGCGGTGCTCAGCGGTGTCACCCCGGCGGAAGCGTTTCTCCCCTTCAAGCCCCTTGCCGTGCTGGCGGACATCAGAGGACTGCCCGAGCTGTGCCGAAGCTCCTGCTGA
- a CDS encoding histidine phosphatase family protein, with protein MPKLLLIKHSLPDVRPEHPPSRWRLSPEGSRRALDLAEALRLFGLARLYASSEPKASQTAALVAERLGVPWEARGGLEEHHRDHEPFLPEEEFQERVAALFARPSERVFGDESADEARARFAAAVEALVADDDVGIVAHGTVISLLVAAKSGLDAFSLWRRLGLPSYVVLETPSWRVVEVVEEVED; from the coding sequence GTGCCGAAGCTCCTGCTGATCAAGCACTCCCTGCCGGACGTGCGTCCGGAGCATCCGCCTTCACGCTGGCGCCTTTCTCCCGAGGGCTCGCGCCGGGCGCTCGACCTCGCGGAAGCGCTCCGGCTGTTCGGCCTCGCCCGCCTCTACGCCAGCAGCGAGCCGAAGGCGTCTCAGACCGCGGCCCTCGTGGCCGAGCGCCTCGGCGTCCCCTGGGAGGCGCGCGGAGGACTCGAGGAGCACCACCGCGACCATGAGCCCTTCCTGCCGGAGGAGGAGTTTCAGGAGCGCGTCGCAGCGTTGTTCGCCCGCCCTTCCGAGCGGGTCTTCGGGGATGAATCCGCCGACGAAGCACGGGCGCGGTTCGCCGCCGCCGTGGAGGCGCTGGTGGCGGACGACGACGTTGGCATCGTCGCCCATGGCACCGTGATCAGCCTCCTCGTCGCCGCGAAGTCTGGCCTCGACGCCTTCTCACTGTGGCGACGCCTTGGCCTGCCATCGTATGTGGTGCTGGAGACGCCCTCCTGGCGGGTCGTGGAGGTCGTAGAGGAAGTAGAGGACTAG